In the Cellvibrio sp. KY-GH-1 genome, GCTTCATTCAAACGATGGATAAAGCTACTGTAGTTTATCAGCTCGTGCGCAAGTATTCCCTGACGCAAGCCACCCTGTGCGTCCAGATACTGTTTAGCATAATCGCGCAGCTCTTGCAGTTGGCGCTCTTCTTGGGCCAATTGATCGCGAAAATGGCGCAGTTTTTCGGCAGCGTCATCCTCCTGACGTTCTGCCAGCATCAACACTACTTTCATGCGTTTTGCGCGAGATTCAACCATGCACAACCTTTAGTTAGGCGGATTATTACCAAATATTAAAAATAGCTTATTTTTGTTTTTATCATTAAAAATAAATTAGCGTTGACGATGTTGTGCAGCTAAGGGGCTATTTGCCTTGCTATTAGCTGGCGGCTTCAGTAACGCTTTGAGATTAGCGATAGATTCAGGCAAATGAACACCCTGTTTGATGCCCTGTTGGATAAACGCGCGTAGGTGCGGA is a window encoding:
- the fliJ gene encoding flagellar export protein FliJ; the protein is MVESRAKRMKVVLMLAERQEDDAAEKLRHFRDQLAQEERQLQELRDYAKQYLDAQGGLRQGILAHELINYSSFIHRLNEACSEQESKVVRMQGMLANLQKQWQIKHQKRKSIEDLIKRLQYDDDLLLEKRLQKELDELSSLQLQHRAGLE